The DNA region TTGGTCTTGTTCATCATGTTCATGCGGATGACCGCGATCACTTCTTTCATGGCTCAACTCCTTCGGACGCGGTGTCGCAGATCCCGGAACTGATGGTGTAGACATCACTGACATCGCTGACGAAAATCTTCCCGTCGCCAAACGCGCCCTTGGCGCCGCTGCGGGCGGCCTTCATGATCACGCTGATGACAAAATCCTTGTCCGCCGCACCCACCACGCTCATGAGCATGGTTTTGGGAATCTCGTCGTAGGTCACTTCCCCAATCTTGATACCGCGCTGCTTGCCGCGGCCGGCCACGGAATATTTGGTCACCGCCGGGAAGCCGGCGTCCATCAGGGCCGCCAGGACGTCATCGGATTTTTCGGGGCGGACGATTGCTCTGACCATGATCATATGTTTTCTCTCCTGTATTTTCGGGTGCATGTTGATGAACGACAACTCTTAGACTGCTTCGAGCAGGCCAAAATCCATGAGCAACTTCTCAAGTTCTTCGATTTGCAACGGCTTTGGCTTGATGAACATATCGTTCTGATCGATTTTATTGGCCAGATTCCTGTAGTGATCGGCCTGTGGCGCATCCGGCTTCCATTCGATGACGGTCATGCGGTTGATTTCCGCGCGCTGCACGTCATTGTCGCGGGGCACGAAATAGATCATCTGTGTGCCGATTTTCTTGGCCAGTTCCTCGATCATCTCTTTTTCATTATCCACGTTTCTGGAATTACAGATCAATCCGCCCAAGCGAACACTGCCGGATTCGGCGTATTTCATGATGCCCTTGCAGATGTTGTTGGCCGCATACATGGCCATCATCTCGCCGGAACAGACAATGTAGATTTCCTCGGCCTTGCCGTCGCGGATGGGCATGGCGAATCCGCCGCAGACCACGTCGCCCAGAACGTCGTAAAAGGCGTAGTCGAGCTTTTCGGACGCCTCGTAGGCGCCCAGGGATTCGAGCATGTTGATGGAGGTGATGATGCCGCGACCGGCGCAGCCCACGCCCGGCTCCGGTCCGCCGGATTCCACGCACCAGGTGCCCTTGAACCCGGCCTTGCGGATATCGGACAAATCCACGTCCTCGCCTTCGTCGCGCAGGGTATCCAGAACGGACTTCTGGGCCAGGCCGCCCAGCAGCAAACGGGTGGAGTCGGCCTTGGGGTCGCAGCCGACAACCATGACCTGCTTGCCCATCTCGGCCAGCCCGGCGACGGTATTCTGCGTGGTGGTGGACTTGCCGATGCCGCCTTTGCCGTAAATTGCGATCTTCCTCATGATTGTGCTCCTTGATGTGAGAGTTGTGGCGTGCGTTGCGTGCCTGACTCTGCCTAGGGCAACGGCCGTGCCAAAACAGACAAACAACATAACATACTGATTGTACAAGATTTACAAAGATTCAGTCCGAGTTGGCGCAGCGCGTTGCCCACAATCGACAAACACAAAAATGAAGCAGCGGACAAAAGTGTCGGTGCCTGTCCTGGCCGGACCGCGACAGATTCCAGACAAAGGAGCGTCGCCGCGAAGCCTCCGCGAGAAGGCCATCTTGGCGACAGGGCGCGAGGAAGGCGCGACGCGGGAAAGCGAAACACGGCGCAAAAAAAGGCGCGTCCCCAAAAAGGGAACGCGCCTGACCACGGCGATAGACGAAACGGAGGCCTCTCTGCGCGAAAACGTCCCGGCCGGAAGAGAATCAGTTGTCCGGACGCCCCCGATGCAGGCTCTCGGCCGTGCGGAAGGCTTCGTAAGCGGCGTGATCCAGGGGAAAATCCCAGGAACCGCCACGGTATTCGATCCGTCCGCCGAAGCCGGTCTTGAAGCGATACAACCCGAAAAACGGATGCGCCGGGTCCACGCCGGGTGAAACAGCGCCCATCTCGTATTCCAGGCAGCCATGCGCGCGGGCGTGGCGCATGGCGGTCCAATGCATGAGGCTTGGGGCCATGCAGTGACGCTTCATGGACGAAGACGCGCCATACAGAAAATTGGCCTTTTTGCCGGAAAGGCCGACAATGGCTCCGGCCAAGACATCCCGGCCATGACTGGCCAGCAAGAACAGCAGCTCCGACCCGGCCCGGCCCTGTACCGCCTCCGGAAACAAGGCCGCGAAGGCCGCGAAGTCACAGGGCGCGAAGCCGTTGCGCGAGGCGGTTTGGCGGTACAGGGCGTGAAATTCGGGCAGACTCTCCCGACCCACGACGCGCACACTGACGCCTTTGCGCTGGGCCAGGCCGATATTATAGCGGGTCTTGGGTTTCATGCGGGCCAGAATTTCATCCTCGCTGCCGCCAATATCCACCACCAGGGAACTGGCCACGGTCAAATCCTCGAAGGTCTTGCGGATGTTCCAAAGCCGGGTACCCATGTTCATGCGCATCTCACGCAACCGGGCCTCGGGGAACGTTGTCCTCTCCCCGGCGCGTATCTCGTCCGAATACGGGGATTTCCAGGGCAGATCGTACCGGATGAAGGCCACGTCCGGCCCCAGGCAGCACCCCAGGGCCAGGGAAAAATTCTCGATGAAAACGCCGTATGCCTCCTGATCCGGCGCATGCTCCGGCCCCTGCGGCACGATGGCCATTTTTTTCTCCCCAAAGGGCCGCAAGAGAACCAGCACGTCCCCTTTC from Deltaproteobacteria bacterium includes:
- a CDS encoding P-II family nitrogen regulator, which produces MIMVRAIVRPEKSDDVLAALMDAGFPAVTKYSVAGRGKQRGIKIGEVTYDEIPKTMLMSVVGAADKDFVISVIMKAARSGAKGAFGDGKIFVSDVSDVYTISSGICDTASEGVEP
- the nifH gene encoding nitrogenase iron protein; the encoded protein is MRKIAIYGKGGIGKSTTTQNTVAGLAEMGKQVMVVGCDPKADSTRLLLGGLAQKSVLDTLRDEGEDVDLSDIRKAGFKGTWCVESGGPEPGVGCAGRGIITSINMLESLGAYEASEKLDYAFYDVLGDVVCGGFAMPIRDGKAEEIYIVCSGEMMAMYAANNICKGIMKYAESGSVRLGGLICNSRNVDNEKEMIEELAKKIGTQMIYFVPRDNDVQRAEINRMTVIEWKPDAPQADHYRNLANKIDQNDMFIKPKPLQIEELEKLLMDFGLLEAV
- a CDS encoding peptidoglycan bridge formation glycyltransferase FemA/FemB family protein; protein product: MVNLASKTTSALLPTDILFQTPYWARVKSRLGLEPRAFDISVAGPKGDVLVLLRPFGEKKMAIVPQGPEHAPDQEAYGVFIENFSLALGCCLGPDVAFIRYDLPWKSPYSDEIRAGERTTFPEARLREMRMNMGTRLWNIRKTFEDLTVASSLVVDIGGSEDEILARMKPKTRYNIGLAQRKGVSVRVVGRESLPEFHALYRQTASRNGFAPCDFAAFAALFPEAVQGRAGSELLFLLASHGRDVLAGAIVGLSGKKANFLYGASSSMKRHCMAPSLMHWTAMRHARAHGCLEYEMGAVSPGVDPAHPFFGLYRFKTGFGGRIEYRGGSWDFPLDHAAYEAFRTAESLHRGRPDN